CCCAGTAGCTCAATAACCGTAAACAACAGGGGAAGCTGGCGCAGGATCCCCCAACCGATAATCGCCAGCAGGATATACAGCCCGTTGCCGAAAGCGATCCCCACGCACAGCCCGGCGCTGCCGCGCATCCGGTAACGTACGGCGTAACCGACCAGTAAAAAGAAGTCCGGCCCAGGGCTAAGCAATGCGACGAAATGCGCCAGCGCCAGCGCGGGAAAAGCAGACGGAAAAAGTTCAGCAAGCAGTGACATAGCAACCTCAGACAATGAATCTGAGATAACCGTACGCCTGGCGCAGCGTTAATTATTGTCTGATATTGATCGTCCCTGGGCGTATTGGCGCGGTGTGGCGGCGGTGTAACGGACAAAGGTGCGATGGAAATGGCTCTGGTCGGCAAAACCGCTCTGGTAGCCGACATCGGCAATCTCGTCCCCGGCCCGCAGACGCTGGCGGGCATAGTCAATCCGCATGATGTTCAGATAACTTCCCGGCGTGAGCCCGGTGTCCTGCTTAAAGGTGCGGATTAGCGTCTCTTTACGCATGTGACACTCATGTGCCAGCTCATCGAGCGAGGGCGGGTTGAGCAGGCTGGACTGCAACCGCTCGCGCAGATACTGGCTGGTGGCGCTTAGACTTTCCGGTGTTACCGACTGCAACGGTAGTGAGCGCAGCAATGTTTGTGCGGCATCCGTTATCTGCGTCGTTTGCCGTTGCGGCATGAGCGCCACAAGATCCA
The Citrobacter arsenatis DNA segment above includes these coding regions:
- a CDS encoding AraC family transcriptional regulator is translated as MTHTRDIPQSFWRDEQLPWLEMRSTWQSQQAYKRHHHSQLSIGAILEGGTCCLCDGKEYYLQVGDLIVIPPLVPHSCNPVNGQLRSYHMLYLDVRWCLANLPAQNNNQLLCTHAPVIHDTQLFQCYLDLVALMPQRQTTQITDAAQTLLRSLPLQSVTPESLSATSQYLRERLQSSLLNPPSLDELAHECHMRKETLIRTFKQDTGLTPGSYLNIMRIDYARQRLRAGDEIADVGYQSGFADQSHFHRTFVRYTAATPRQYAQGRSISDNN